The proteins below are encoded in one region of Sulfolobus sp. A20:
- a CDS encoding type III-B CRISPR module-associated Cmr3 family protein — protein sequence MYLLITPISSTIFRWGGVSSILISGSINTGYYEPLPLPSTIYGFLKYTLVINNIIKDNDPVPKFRGPLFYVESETEKVLCVHSYPQKLRCNNDINIKTDEGWYEHRLGIGLDRKKKITKEGYIYMEKMLNLQLIANKIISKAKRYGVLIDVSLDEHVKDKINGFVAPFGGESRPAKIQVIDFDDVGKLIRRNEVLLASPAIVDPRDDDNIVSWDDKKVNIEAIEGKITYRVVSLGFERGKRSQMKLGLMPTVKLNVEVNKNSIFQEGIGYLTDRGWGSVCII from the coding sequence ATGTATCTCCTCATAACTCCAATAAGCTCTACGATTTTTAGGTGGGGAGGAGTAAGCTCAATATTAATTTCAGGGTCTATTAATACAGGGTATTATGAGCCATTACCCCTACCATCGACTATCTATGGGTTCTTGAAATATACCTTGGTGATAAATAACATAATAAAGGACAATGATCCAGTACCAAAGTTTAGAGGTCCCTTATTTTACGTAGAGAGTGAAACAGAAAAGGTCTTATGTGTCCATTCATATCCCCAAAAACTGAGATGCAATAATGACATAAATATTAAAACTGATGAGGGTTGGTATGAGCATAGATTAGGTATAGGCTTAGATAGAAAAAAGAAAATCACAAAAGAGGGATACATATACATGGAGAAGATGCTTAACCTACAATTAATTGCAAATAAAATAATAAGTAAAGCGAAGAGGTATGGAGTACTGATAGACGTTTCTCTTGATGAACATGTCAAGGATAAGATAAATGGCTTTGTTGCACCTTTTGGAGGAGAGTCAAGACCAGCGAAAATCCAAGTAATAGACTTTGACGATGTGGGAAAGCTTATAAGAAGGAATGAAGTGCTACTAGCCTCTCCCGCCATAGTTGATCCAAGAGATGATGATAATATAGTAAGCTGGGATGATAAAAAAGTCAATATCGAAGCTATAGAAGGTAAAATAACGTATAGGGTTGTATCCTTAGGTTTCGAGAGAGGGAAGAGATCACAAATGAAACTGGGACTCATGCCAACGGTTAAGCTTAATGTTGAGGTTAACAAGAACTCAATATTTCAAGAAGGGATAGGATATCTAACTGATAGAGGCTGGGGTTCAGTCTGCATAATTTAG
- the cas10 gene encoding type III-B CRISPR-associated protein Cas10/Cmr2 has product MSLDHKMIAYFHDPPWKAWNIAKRKTFLADSGGHEADAKELLEKLGIRINNSFPQYVKIADKLSSTIDRWVISELYSSNKKESNIVTEISFKLNLFSPEYRFRSQSQRNVSENQVKQYVDKLSKIVNQENKFKYHLVYFLAPLLWYEIFPNTPPLADTRVPTHTIFDHAIATAAMTNIISCERGKVKFKGSIVVIEIPSIQEFISYSRKSRDLWASSWLTSVLLWNSIKGFVERYGPDVVLRPELSLNHFFIAWLYNSVSKSVKEEVKEYAKKYAGLTDYPRIAMMSERVILLLPEEDETKITDEVYNGFNEVWRTIAEIALEGIEIPQEQELEKEYFEEAKKIPPIRPIVKVFKVSEIYKEFSEKVRAEISCDHTPPLTYSLFFEYLLNKALLYTKVKYSYGSRIIKTIEKLTQKTDFKICTVCGVLPAILYDNGDKLDVKDNNAEDRLCPYCAIKRLLKGKVISNVVQKLDLLISQYKWRFPSTSELAMLNFAYHMKDEVRNLVSTDSSEEIGVKEDWINKLFETPAIAENYCKCYSGNKEACEKLVILDKENLKKYGNLYFAIVKANGDNLGKLWKGILLSKEGKLMTLKEYLNTVLGYLKEIGYTIELDVNKVEDEIKDARKKLYNTNENLESVPITMSYAYTLSRTLTMQAIVDKQLLEENRAYPIYLGGDDILALSPVRYMDKFVVLDSVKKTREAYWEYSDNPNTEFDGFKSFNGIVVDSLRTYGRSYALFIAHYRDPLTMSISLANYYLELKDEVIRTDDIRVEGEMNKTEKNEIKRKDVLFVSSGRGMAKLEFSALKMSEGNKIELQFIDLINSIDEKIRNKDLSRSFIYDSLALEDYAVLACDKANLYTEIYQSLVKRTVSRNAKNDKVSESVLKMISQITDLGECIIVKDKVKEAYLNMISSLADLF; this is encoded by the coding sequence ATGTCCCTAGACCACAAAATGATTGCTTATTTTCATGACCCCCCTTGGAAAGCGTGGAATATAGCTAAGAGAAAGACGTTCTTGGCTGATAGTGGAGGCCACGAAGCAGACGCTAAAGAACTATTAGAAAAATTAGGGATACGAATTAATAACTCATTCCCACAATATGTTAAGATAGCTGATAAGTTATCATCTACTATAGATAGATGGGTAATAAGCGAGCTGTATAGCAGTAATAAAAAAGAGTCCAATATAGTCACTGAAATATCCTTTAAACTAAACTTATTCTCTCCAGAATACAGGTTTAGGAGCCAGAGCCAAAGAAATGTATCAGAAAATCAAGTTAAACAATACGTAGATAAGCTGAGTAAGATCGTAAACCAGGAAAACAAGTTTAAGTATCATTTAGTCTACTTCTTAGCACCACTACTATGGTATGAAATTTTTCCTAATACTCCTCCCTTAGCTGATACAAGAGTTCCAACTCATACAATCTTTGATCACGCTATCGCTACTGCAGCGATGACTAACATAATAAGCTGTGAAAGAGGTAAAGTGAAATTCAAGGGATCCATCGTGGTAATAGAGATCCCTTCAATTCAAGAGTTTATATCATACAGTAGGAAGTCGAGGGATTTGTGGGCATCGAGCTGGCTCACATCCGTCCTTTTATGGAATTCTATAAAGGGGTTTGTAGAGAGATATGGTCCAGACGTTGTCTTAAGGCCAGAGCTTAGCTTAAACCACTTCTTTATAGCGTGGCTATATAACTCAGTCTCTAAAAGCGTAAAGGAGGAAGTTAAGGAGTACGCCAAAAAATACGCAGGTTTAACAGATTACCCTAGGATAGCCATGATGTCAGAGAGAGTAATATTGCTACTTCCAGAGGAAGATGAGACTAAAATAACTGACGAAGTATATAATGGGTTTAATGAAGTTTGGAGAACAATAGCTGAAATAGCGTTGGAAGGAATCGAAATTCCTCAAGAACAAGAACTAGAAAAAGAATATTTTGAAGAGGCTAAGAAGATCCCTCCAATAAGACCAATTGTAAAGGTCTTTAAGGTAAGTGAGATATACAAGGAGTTCTCTGAAAAGGTAAGAGCTGAGATTAGTTGTGATCACACTCCACCTCTGACCTATTCTCTTTTCTTTGAATACTTATTGAATAAAGCTTTACTGTACACTAAGGTGAAGTACTCTTACGGGAGTAGAATAATTAAGACTATAGAGAAACTTACTCAAAAAACCGATTTCAAGATCTGTACAGTATGTGGGGTACTTCCTGCTATACTTTATGATAATGGGGACAAGTTGGACGTGAAGGATAATAACGCCGAGGATAGGCTATGTCCATATTGCGCAATAAAGAGATTACTAAAGGGTAAAGTAATATCTAACGTTGTGCAAAAACTAGATCTTCTGATAAGTCAGTATAAATGGAGGTTCCCCTCTACATCAGAGTTAGCAATGTTAAACTTTGCTTATCACATGAAAGACGAAGTAAGAAATTTAGTTTCGACTGACTCCAGTGAAGAAATAGGTGTTAAAGAAGATTGGATAAACAAGTTATTTGAAACCCCGGCAATCGCGGAAAATTACTGTAAGTGTTACTCTGGGAACAAAGAAGCGTGTGAAAAGCTTGTTATACTTGACAAAGAAAACCTAAAGAAATATGGAAACCTTTACTTTGCTATTGTGAAGGCTAACGGGGATAATTTAGGTAAGTTATGGAAAGGGATATTATTATCAAAGGAAGGTAAACTCATGACTCTAAAAGAGTACTTAAATACAGTATTAGGATATTTAAAAGAAATAGGGTACACGATAGAACTGGATGTAAATAAGGTGGAGGATGAGATAAAAGATGCTAGAAAGAAGCTATATAATACTAATGAAAATTTAGAAAGTGTCCCTATAACCATGTCGTATGCTTACACCCTCTCAAGGACACTAACTATGCAAGCTATAGTAGATAAACAGCTCCTTGAGGAAAATAGGGCATACCCAATTTACCTGGGAGGAGATGATATATTGGCACTATCTCCAGTAAGGTATATGGATAAGTTTGTGGTATTAGATAGTGTTAAGAAGACTAGAGAAGCCTACTGGGAATACTCAGACAATCCGAACACTGAGTTTGACGGGTTTAAGTCATTTAATGGGATAGTAGTAGACTCCTTGAGGACCTACGGTAGAAGTTATGCATTATTTATAGCACACTATAGGGATCCGCTGACTATGTCTATATCCCTAGCTAACTATTACTTAGAATTAAAAGATGAAGTGATAAGGACTGACGATATAAGAGTGGAAGGGGAGATGAATAAGACGGAGAAGAATGAGATAAAGAGAAAGGACGTATTGTTCGTGTCATCGGGCAGGGGGATGGCTAAATTGGAGTTTTCCGCCTTGAAGATGAGTGAAGGGAATAAAATTGAACTTCAATTTATTGACCTCATAAACTCTATAGACGAGAAAATAAGGAATAAAGATTTATCAAGGAGCTTCATATATGATTCGCTGGCACTTGAGGACTATGCGGTCCTAGCATGTGATAAGGCTAATCTATATACAGAGATTTATCAGTCATTAGTTAAGAGGACTGTCTCCAGGAACGCTAAGAACGATAAAGTCTCCGAAAGCGTTTTAAAAATGATATCTCAAATAACGGATTTAGGAGAATGTATTATAGTTAAAGATAAGGTAAAGGAGGCTTATCTCAACATGATTTCGTCGCTTGCGGACTTATTTTAG
- the cmr6 gene encoding type III-B CRISPR module RAMP protein Cmr6 codes for MPNNLLSAIQRYRIEIRCTKDKAKLKDDIMRDLINYNPNYDLIKAHLNDLETSLKNSDLCYMTLTFKTLRKFIAGWSLLYFITEVPLAWDLILDSPYIPASEIKGILRDHFMELTNNGVLTDCVFGSKGGVGKVIFLDAYPIEAPQNSILTYDIINPHYGRAKDEYDVQPVPVKFLAINEGVKFKTFIAFDKEVLEECKSNLKESVTITLLRALILSMKSGWGRRTSRGYGDLELLEVNQTCP; via the coding sequence ATGCCCAATAATCTATTAAGTGCAATTCAGAGGTATAGGATTGAGATAAGGTGTACTAAAGATAAGGCTAAACTGAAAGACGATATAATGAGGGATTTGATAAATTATAATCCAAATTATGATCTGATTAAGGCCCACTTAAACGATTTAGAAACCTCTCTGAAGAACTCTGACCTATGTTATATGACTCTCACTTTTAAAACATTACGTAAGTTCATTGCTGGGTGGAGCCTCTTATATTTCATAACTGAAGTACCATTAGCTTGGGACCTCATATTAGACTCCCCCTATATACCAGCTTCCGAAATCAAAGGAATATTGAGGGACCATTTTATGGAACTTACTAACAACGGTGTATTGACCGATTGTGTCTTTGGTAGTAAAGGGGGAGTGGGTAAAGTGATCTTCCTCGACGCTTATCCAATTGAAGCTCCTCAAAATAGTATCCTTACATATGATATTATAAACCCGCACTATGGTAGGGCTAAAGACGAGTATGATGTTCAGCCCGTGCCAGTCAAGTTCTTAGCCATAAATGAAGGGGTCAAGTTCAAGACATTTATAGCCTTCGATAAAGAAGTCTTAGAAGAGTGTAAATCTAACTTGAAGGAAAGCGTTACTATCACATTACTTAGAGCCTTAATTCTCTCAATGAAGTCAGGTTGGGGTAGGAGGACCAGTAGGGGTTATGGTGATTTAGAACTATTGGAGGTTAATCAAACATGTCCCTAG